One genomic window of Arachis hypogaea cultivar Tifrunner chromosome 8, arahy.Tifrunner.gnm2.J5K5, whole genome shotgun sequence includes the following:
- the LOC114924387 gene encoding uncharacterized protein produces MRALLDLVTLHCKVNNLDSVEAMKEIHLYRDRKESFDRPEAVPAAKKLQPDEWWRLFGSSAPCLQKIVVRILSQAYASSGCERNWSLFYQIHTTRRNRLEHDRLNDIVYVTYNLRLKSRNERKKRKQKSQYDPIDIETIDKVDCWVTEEVVEKEPDLPSNIEDLLHEIDADLDQGGSGGSTSTFYAAPLAFSGPSSGNEGDEISEVNLQ; encoded by the exons ATGCGAGCTTTACTTGATCTTGTTACATTGCATTGCAAGGTTAATAATTTAGATTCAGTTGAGGCAATGAAAGAAATACACTTATATAGAGATCGAAAGGAAAGCTTTGATAGGCCTGAAGCTGTTCCAGCTGCAAAAAAACTTCAACCTG ATGAATGGTGGAGATTGTTTGGTAGTTCTGCTCCATGTTTACAAAAAATTGTAGTTCGCATTCTTAGCCAAGCATATGCTTCTTCAGGGTGTGAAAGGAATTGGAGTCTTTTTTATCAAATTCATACAACAAGAAGGAATAGATTGGAGCATGATAGGCTAAATGATATTGtgtatgttacatataatttgcgTCTTAAATCCAG gaatgaaagaaaaaaaagaaagcaaaagtcgCAATATGATCCAATCGATATTGAAACTATTGATAAGGTTGATTGTTGGGTGACGGAAGAGGTTGTTGAAAAAGAGCCTGATCTTCCAAGTAATATTGAAGACTTGCTTC ATGAGATTGATGCTGATTTAGATCAAGGTGGTAGTGGTGGTAGTACTAGTACATTTTATGCTGCACCACTTGCTTTTTCTGGTCCAAGTAGTGGAAATGAAGGTGATGAAATCAGTGAGGTAAATCTGCAGTAA